One window of Labrys wisconsinensis genomic DNA carries:
- a CDS encoding ABC transporter substrate-binding protein gives MTNDTSFQQDALLVAADNLQAGRIDRRAFLTALGALGLVAAVRPGTARADVGEIVLCNWGGAAVDAFQKAFGAPFEAKTGIKLSIDGSGPAIGAVRAMVQANKVIWDVTDSGVGDSMTLGKGGFLEPIDYTIVDKSKVGPDFAVEFGVANYVYSNILAYDTSRMKNGLPTRWADFFDFDKFPGKRTMCKWIQGQLEGVLLADGVAPDKMYPLDVDRAFKKLKPHLDDIIFWESGAQSQQLFRDGEVVMGNIWHTRANLLKKESSGKFDWTWNENLLFASAWCVPKGNPAGKKVFDFINATLDPEPQIALLRAMGNGPTNPKALALMTPEDKAVYALAPDNARSHLPISAAYYTDTEAELQNKFLDLISSH, from the coding sequence ATGACCAACGACACTTCGTTCCAGCAGGATGCGCTGCTCGTCGCGGCGGACAACCTCCAGGCGGGCCGGATCGACCGGCGCGCCTTCCTGACGGCGCTCGGCGCGCTCGGCCTCGTCGCCGCGGTGCGGCCCGGCACCGCCCGCGCCGACGTGGGCGAGATCGTGCTGTGCAACTGGGGCGGGGCGGCCGTGGACGCCTTCCAGAAGGCCTTCGGCGCCCCGTTCGAGGCCAAGACCGGCATCAAGCTGTCGATCGACGGCTCCGGCCCGGCCATCGGCGCGGTGCGCGCCATGGTGCAGGCCAACAAGGTGATCTGGGACGTCACCGACAGCGGCGTCGGCGACAGCATGACGCTGGGCAAGGGCGGCTTCCTCGAGCCGATCGACTACACGATCGTCGACAAGTCCAAGGTCGGGCCGGACTTCGCCGTCGAGTTCGGCGTCGCCAACTACGTCTATTCGAATATTCTCGCCTACGACACCTCGCGCATGAAGAACGGCCTGCCGACGCGCTGGGCCGACTTCTTCGACTTCGACAAGTTCCCGGGCAAGCGCACCATGTGCAAATGGATCCAGGGCCAGCTCGAAGGCGTGCTGCTCGCCGATGGCGTCGCGCCCGACAAGATGTATCCGCTCGACGTCGACCGGGCCTTCAAGAAGCTGAAGCCCCATCTCGACGACATCATCTTCTGGGAGTCCGGCGCCCAGAGCCAGCAGCTGTTCCGCGACGGCGAGGTGGTGATGGGCAATATCTGGCACACCCGCGCCAATCTCCTGAAGAAGGAGAGCAGCGGCAAGTTCGACTGGACCTGGAACGAGAACCTGCTGTTCGCCAGCGCCTGGTGCGTGCCCAAGGGCAACCCGGCCGGCAAGAAGGTGTTCGACTTCATCAATGCGACGCTCGATCCGGAGCCGCAGATCGCGCTGCTGCGGGCCATGGGCAACGGGCCGACCAACCCCAAGGCGCTGGCGCTGATGACGCCCGAGGACAAGGCGGTCTATGCCCTCGCCCCCGACAACGCCAGGTCGCACCTGCCGATCAGCGCCGCCTACTACACCGACACCGAGGCGGAGCTGCAGAACAAGTTCCTCGACCTGATCTCCTCGCACTGA
- a CDS encoding GntR family transcriptional regulator produces MPLDLAPASLASTERRDTIAERAYDRIREAIVTTAIRPGTRVSESEVAETFSVSRTPVREAFKRLQDEGLIEIAPQGGTRVSRVSFGKVKQAVFVRAAVESTVVRRAGATPTLAQIEELDACLRRQKQAVGAGDLLTMHREDMEFHRQLMAAYGHPVAWTACQFITADMARIEFLVGLEKPHLAAVMREHQAVLRHVRANDREAAADALQAHIRNLEFDQSVMADKSAAYFDMS; encoded by the coding sequence ATGCCGTTAGATCTCGCCCCAGCCAGCCTGGCCAGCACCGAGCGCCGCGACACCATCGCCGAGCGCGCCTATGACCGTATCCGCGAGGCGATCGTCACCACGGCGATCAGGCCGGGCACCCGCGTCTCCGAATCGGAGGTGGCCGAGACCTTCTCGGTCAGCCGCACGCCGGTGCGCGAGGCGTTCAAGCGCCTGCAGGACGAGGGGCTGATCGAGATCGCGCCGCAGGGCGGCACACGGGTGTCGCGCGTCAGCTTCGGCAAGGTGAAGCAGGCGGTGTTCGTGCGCGCCGCGGTGGAGAGCACGGTGGTGCGTCGGGCCGGGGCGACGCCGACGCTGGCGCAGATCGAGGAGCTGGACGCCTGCCTCAGGCGCCAGAAGCAGGCCGTCGGCGCCGGCGATCTCCTGACGATGCACCGGGAGGACATGGAGTTCCACCGCCAGCTGATGGCGGCCTACGGCCATCCCGTCGCCTGGACCGCCTGCCAGTTCATCACCGCCGACATGGCCCGCATCGAGTTCCTCGTCGGCCTGGAGAAGCCGCACCTCGCCGCCGTGATGCGCGAGCACCAGGCGGTGCTGCGCCATGTCCGGGCCAACGACCGGGAGGCGGCCGCCGACGCGCTGCAGGCGCATATCCGCAACCTCGAGTTCGACCAGTCGGTGATGGCCGACAAGAGCGCCGCCTATTTCGACATGAGCTGA
- a CDS encoding class II aldolase/adducin family protein has translation MSPSEIALRADLAAAYRLIAHFGMDDVIHTHLSARLPDEPDKLLINRYGDLFREVTPESLAVIDHSGSQVRGQQVPLNTAGIVIHTAIHAARPDAACVIHTHTAAGVAVSCQEDGLLPLNQTALLFYGRLAYHDFEGIALDRDEQSRLVADLGDCSAMILRNHGLLTVGRSVGEAFSLMYNLEQSCRMQVMALSGGRPLRLPTPDVMRRTAAQYAADPDGAAELEWAALRRLVGAPPAAWT, from the coding sequence GTGTCACCGAGCGAAATCGCGCTGCGGGCGGATCTTGCCGCCGCCTATCGGCTGATCGCCCATTTCGGCATGGACGACGTGATCCACACCCATCTCTCCGCGCGCCTGCCGGACGAGCCGGACAAGCTCCTGATCAACCGCTACGGCGACCTGTTCCGCGAGGTGACGCCGGAGAGCCTCGCCGTGATCGACCATAGCGGCAGCCAGGTGCGGGGCCAGCAAGTGCCGCTCAACACCGCCGGCATCGTCATCCACACCGCCATCCACGCGGCGCGGCCGGACGCGGCCTGCGTCATCCACACCCACACCGCCGCCGGCGTGGCGGTGAGCTGCCAGGAGGATGGCCTGCTGCCGCTCAACCAGACGGCGCTGCTGTTCTACGGCCGGCTCGCCTATCATGATTTCGAAGGCATCGCCCTCGACCGCGATGAACAGTCCCGGCTGGTCGCCGACCTCGGCGACTGCAGCGCCATGATCCTGCGCAACCACGGCCTGCTCACCGTCGGCCGCTCGGTCGGGGAAGCGTTCTCGCTGATGTACAATCTGGAGCAGTCCTGCCGGATGCAGGTGATGGCGCTTTCCGGCGGCCGGCCCCTGCGCCTGCCCACGCCGGACGTGATGCGGCGCACCGCGGCCCAATACGCCGCCGACCCCGACGGCGCCGCCGAGCTGGAATGGGCGGCACTGCGCCGCCTGGTCGGAGCGCCGCCCGCGGCCTGGACCTAG
- a CDS encoding serine hydrolase domain-containing protein, with the protein MDMQVKRRFVLSVALSLCALLAVADRGSAGAQDPDQSAWPTREWPTSTPEQQGMDSAALAKLVAFGESHGFDSLLVERHGRIVLDAYYAPYTADIPHQIHSCTKAIISTLVGMTYRDGQLDRLDHPVLDFFAGGNIANVDDRKKAVTVQNLLDMTSGFDWDQGFEGGKEQTLVDQYRSSNWTQFTLDRPMAHAPGEVFNYIDGNPNLISAIITKLTGKLAEDYAREKLFGPLGITNWHWDRDPQGLTMGAWSLTLLPRDMAKIGYLYLHHGEWEGKQLLPAGWADVLDHATVSMHASFDPDLHYSNFFWVFPKEHVFMANGWHGQNIAVFPDLDIVAVVTAHKYVAQSALIEGVDAAVKSGAALPQNRNATETLADAIKDVAVETSTAVGPTSEMASIISGKAYKFPDGDLGLGLGLGLRLQSLTLFLTDPRPHMEVQLYSDHPTIFSGSYDTPIGLDGLYRKGTPAISGYDPGHVPAAKGAWLNGHTFVIDAQDLGYGGQRKYILSFSGKKLNLHLILEHGQDVSVDGEQDD; encoded by the coding sequence ATGGACATGCAAGTCAAAAGACGTTTCGTTCTGAGCGTGGCGTTGAGCTTATGCGCTCTGCTGGCGGTCGCTGACCGCGGGTCTGCGGGCGCGCAAGATCCGGACCAGTCAGCGTGGCCGACCCGGGAATGGCCGACGTCCACGCCGGAACAGCAAGGCATGGATTCGGCGGCGCTCGCCAAGCTCGTCGCCTTTGGAGAAAGCCACGGCTTTGACAGTCTCCTCGTCGAGCGTCATGGGCGAATTGTCCTGGACGCCTACTATGCTCCCTACACGGCGGACATTCCGCATCAGATTCATTCGTGCACCAAAGCCATTATCAGCACTCTGGTCGGAATGACCTACAGGGACGGCCAGCTCGACCGCCTCGATCACCCGGTGTTGGACTTTTTCGCCGGCGGCAACATCGCAAATGTCGACGACAGAAAGAAAGCCGTCACGGTTCAGAACCTTTTGGACATGACCTCCGGGTTCGATTGGGACCAGGGATTTGAGGGCGGCAAGGAGCAAACTCTTGTCGACCAGTACCGAAGTTCCAATTGGACCCAATTCACTCTCGATCGCCCTATGGCGCACGCGCCGGGAGAGGTTTTCAATTACATTGACGGCAATCCGAATCTAATTTCCGCAATCATCACCAAACTCACGGGAAAGCTTGCTGAAGACTATGCTAGGGAAAAGCTTTTTGGCCCGCTAGGCATTACCAATTGGCACTGGGACCGCGATCCCCAAGGTCTCACGATGGGGGCATGGTCGCTGACCTTGCTGCCACGCGACATGGCGAAGATCGGCTATTTATATTTGCATCACGGTGAATGGGAGGGAAAGCAACTTCTTCCGGCGGGTTGGGCGGATGTCCTGGACCACGCGACAGTGAGCATGCACGCGTCATTCGATCCCGATCTGCACTACTCAAATTTTTTCTGGGTTTTTCCCAAGGAACACGTTTTCATGGCGAATGGCTGGCACGGCCAGAATATAGCGGTATTTCCCGATCTGGATATCGTAGCCGTCGTGACGGCCCACAAGTATGTTGCGCAATCCGCCCTGATCGAAGGTGTCGATGCGGCGGTCAAGTCGGGGGCGGCGCTCCCGCAGAACCGGAATGCCACCGAGACGCTTGCCGATGCGATCAAGGATGTTGCGGTCGAAACATCGACAGCCGTTGGCCCAACGTCGGAGATGGCTTCCATCATCTCGGGAAAGGCCTACAAATTTCCTGACGGCGACCTCGGACTGGGCCTTGGATTGGGCCTGCGATTGCAGTCGCTCACCCTGTTTCTGACCGATCCTCGTCCGCATATGGAGGTCCAACTGTATTCGGACCATCCGACCATTTTTTCGGGCTCGTACGACACGCCGATCGGACTTGACGGGCTTTATCGCAAAGGCACGCCGGCGATCTCCGGTTACGACCCGGGTCACGTGCCGGCCGCCAAGGGAGCGTGGTTGAACGGGCACACATTCGTCATCGACGCGCAAGATCTGGGATATGGCGGCCAGCGCAAATACATCCTGTCGTTCAGCGGCAAGAAGCTCAATCTTCATCTTATCTTGGAGCATGGCCAGGACGTATCGGTCGATGGCGAACAGGATGATTAA
- a CDS encoding helix-turn-helix domain-containing protein has product MVAVVYLRDRPEVIAARISASLAGAGAASAIVGAPGFPAEWHWWSLPLIALSASGPIAFWLWARVAFDDDFVFRPWYAGIWGALVGLTLAASCGVVTGAAASVLDRGLTFSDLGLAVLAVARTFATWRMDLVARRRRLRVAVLIGTLAYIAMNAAANLSSVAIPAWPSLVRNLADALGLCLLAALASWDLFRAATIGPALTPALAGMAADRRSSAPVKDDDRPAIEPALLNRLERLMTAERAYRREGLTIGSLAALMSLPEYRLRQVINEGLGHRNFNAFLNRYRIDEAKTALADAGQKDVPVLTIAMDAGFQSLGPFNRAFKADTGLTPTEFRRLALAKALSKPLSEVRNFEIGEPR; this is encoded by the coding sequence ATGGTCGCCGTCGTTTATTTGCGCGATCGTCCCGAGGTGATCGCGGCGCGTATCAGCGCCTCGCTGGCCGGTGCGGGCGCCGCCTCTGCCATCGTCGGGGCGCCGGGCTTCCCAGCGGAATGGCATTGGTGGAGCCTGCCTCTGATTGCGCTATCGGCGAGTGGACCGATCGCTTTCTGGCTCTGGGCTCGAGTGGCTTTCGACGACGATTTTGTCTTCCGGCCCTGGTATGCCGGCATATGGGGCGCTCTGGTCGGCCTGACGCTCGCTGCTTCCTGCGGGGTTGTCACGGGCGCCGCAGCTTCGGTGCTCGACCGGGGCCTGACGTTCTCCGATCTGGGCCTCGCGGTGCTCGCGGTGGCTCGGACGTTCGCCACCTGGCGAATGGATCTGGTCGCCCGGCGTCGCCGGCTGCGCGTTGCCGTGCTGATCGGGACGCTGGCCTATATTGCGATGAACGCGGCCGCGAATCTCTCCTCCGTCGCCATCCCGGCATGGCCCTCCTTGGTCCGAAACCTCGCCGACGCGCTCGGTCTTTGCCTGTTGGCGGCCCTCGCCAGTTGGGACTTGTTCCGCGCGGCTACAATCGGTCCGGCACTCACCCCCGCGCTGGCCGGCATGGCCGCCGACCGACGTTCGTCTGCTCCAGTCAAGGACGATGATCGCCCGGCGATCGAACCGGCACTGCTCAATCGTCTGGAGAGGCTGATGACGGCCGAGCGCGCCTATCGCCGCGAGGGCCTGACCATCGGCTCTCTCGCCGCGCTGATGAGCCTGCCGGAATATCGGCTGCGGCAGGTCATCAACGAGGGGCTCGGCCACCGCAATTTCAACGCCTTTCTCAACCGCTATCGGATCGACGAGGCCAAGACGGCTCTCGCCGATGCCGGCCAAAAGGATGTGCCGGTCCTGACGATCGCCATGGACGCCGGCTTCCAGTCGCTCGGGCCGTTCAACCGCGCCTTCAAGGCAGACACCGGCCTGACGCCGACCGAGTTTCGTCGTCTCGCTCTCGCCAAGGCGCTGTCTAAACCGCTGAGCGAAGTGCGGAATTTTGAAATCGGCGAGCCGCGTTGA
- a CDS encoding Crp/Fnr family transcriptional regulator: protein MAGSSADLKAFLLATPFFGGLSYASLDLLVSMLVECRFDVGAIVVAEGEPGRSMFIVHSGELVVSKGGDSGRAIPIAGLKPGDFFGEMTLIEMQNRSATVVAESPTVLYELTAGKLYAYYKADIHAYVMVMQNINRELCRRLRRADDCIAELRMLHASR, encoded by the coding sequence ATGGCAGGCAGCTCGGCCGATCTGAAAGCGTTTTTGCTCGCCACACCCTTCTTCGGTGGCCTCTCATACGCAAGCCTCGATCTCCTGGTCTCGATGCTGGTCGAGTGCCGCTTCGACGTCGGGGCCATAGTCGTTGCGGAAGGAGAGCCCGGGCGCTCGATGTTCATTGTTCACTCCGGCGAGCTGGTGGTGAGCAAGGGCGGGGATTCGGGGCGCGCAATTCCCATAGCCGGTCTCAAGCCGGGTGATTTCTTTGGCGAAATGACGCTCATCGAGATGCAGAACCGATCGGCCACAGTCGTCGCGGAGAGCCCGACCGTGCTGTACGAGCTCACGGCCGGAAAACTCTACGCGTATTACAAGGCCGACATCCACGCGTACGTGATGGTGATGCAGAATATCAACCGCGAGCTTTGTCGGCGGCTCCGGCGCGCCGACGATTGCATTGCCGAGCTGCGGATGCTTCACGCGAGTCGATGA
- a CDS encoding NAD(P)-dependent oxidoreductase has translation MRLLIAEPLAAEPAFLAELHRLDPAVTAAVWPQDGVPEADILVAFALPPEIERLPTDLRAVFCFGAGVEQLLGDPRLPPHLPVARLLDEGQAQRMLDYVLAAAFARLIDLPVLAEARARRAWILPDGRLDRRDLAVAVLGLGFIGERIATGLRDLGFAVRAWSRQPRTLPGIAAFAGPDGLAACAEGADLLVNVLPATPELKGVLGTRLLQRLAPGAHLVNIGRGSHLPETDLCRALVEGPLAHAWLDVFTPEPPAPDHWIWRDSRVTLTPHLAGVPSPAGAAASLASVIAALRAGDALPGLVRGGRA, from the coding sequence ATGCGTCTCCTGATCGCCGAGCCGCTGGCCGCCGAGCCTGCCTTCCTGGCCGAGCTCCACCGCCTCGATCCCGCGGTCACGGCCGCGGTCTGGCCGCAGGACGGCGTGCCCGAGGCCGATATCCTGGTCGCCTTCGCGCTGCCGCCGGAGATCGAGCGATTGCCGACGGACCTCCGGGCGGTGTTCTGCTTCGGCGCCGGCGTCGAGCAGCTCCTCGGCGATCCGCGCCTGCCGCCGCACCTGCCGGTGGCGCGCCTCCTCGACGAGGGGCAGGCGCAGCGCATGCTCGACTATGTCCTCGCCGCCGCCTTCGCCCGGCTCATCGACCTTCCCGTCCTGGCCGAGGCTCGCGCGCGCCGCGCCTGGATCCTGCCCGATGGGCGGCTGGACCGCCGCGACCTCGCGGTGGCGGTGCTCGGCCTCGGCTTCATCGGCGAGCGGATCGCCACCGGCCTGCGCGATCTCGGCTTTGCCGTGCGCGCCTGGTCGCGCCAACCGCGCACCTTGCCCGGGATTGCCGCCTTCGCCGGGCCGGATGGGCTCGCGGCCTGTGCCGAGGGCGCCGACCTCCTCGTCAACGTGCTGCCGGCGACGCCGGAGCTCAAGGGCGTCCTCGGCACGCGCCTGCTGCAGCGCCTCGCGCCCGGCGCCCACCTCGTCAATATCGGCCGTGGCTCGCATCTGCCCGAGACGGACCTGTGCCGCGCTCTTGTCGAGGGTCCGCTCGCCCATGCCTGGCTCGACGTCTTCACGCCGGAGCCGCCCGCGCCGGACCATTGGATCTGGCGGGATTCCAGGGTGACGCTGACCCCGCATCTCGCCGGCGTGCCGAGCCCGGCGGGCGCCGCGGCGTCCCTGGCAAGCGTCATCGCCGCCCTGCGCGCGGGCGACGCGCTGCCGGGCCTGGTGCGCGGCGGCAGGGCTTAG
- a CDS encoding Lrp/AsnC family transcriptional regulator, producing the protein MTADFQNGKSPGTIELDALDKRILRILQRDSLIANQALADEIGLSPPACLKRVRRLRAAGIIERTVALLSPAALGYPLLTVVRIKLERPTEEAMRALEARMAALPRVVQCLTVAGDIDYILLVRSRDVAHYQDFARRVLAAAPGIRSYTSEVVLAVTKATTEIPIDTA; encoded by the coding sequence ATGACTGCTGACTTTCAGAATGGAAAGTCACCTGGGACTATCGAGCTCGATGCCCTCGACAAGCGCATCCTGCGGATCCTGCAGCGCGACAGCCTGATCGCGAACCAGGCCTTGGCCGACGAGATCGGCCTGTCGCCGCCGGCCTGCCTGAAGCGCGTGCGCCGGCTGCGCGCAGCGGGCATTATCGAACGGACGGTGGCGCTGCTGTCGCCGGCGGCGCTGGGCTACCCCCTGCTGACCGTGGTCCGGATCAAGCTGGAGCGGCCGACCGAGGAGGCCATGCGGGCGCTGGAGGCGCGCATGGCGGCCCTGCCGCGCGTGGTCCAGTGCCTGACGGTCGCCGGCGACATCGACTACATCCTGCTGGTGCGCAGCCGGGACGTCGCCCACTACCAGGACTTCGCACGCCGGGTGCTGGCGGCCGCGCCCGGCATCCGGTCCTACACCAGCGAGGTCGTCCTGGCGGTCACCAAGGCCACGACGGAGATCCCGATCGACACGGCCTGA
- a CDS encoding aspartate aminotransferase family protein → MSMPHASNEPWDQHLIHYGMPFAPRLIAKARGTLLWDSEGREILDFTSGQMCATLGHNHPRIVQAIREACEGALHLFSGMLSPSVVALSQRLARMLPPHLSRSLFLSTGAEANEAALKLAKMHTGGFEVVGFTGAWHGMTSGAQSVNYVAGRKGYGPMMPGSLILPAPNAYHCPVRHCRNACDGTCLTVGFEMVDAQSTGAPAALIAEPIESSGGIIVPPDGYWREVKQQCEKRGMLLIFDEAQTAFGRLGCDFAFQHFGVEPDVLTLSKTLGGGLPLAAAVISDEMDANCHAKGFVHVTSHVSDPLPAHVGLAVLDVLAEENLNARALEMGEVLSAGLRWLQERHEIIGDVRGFGLLQGVELVKDRETRAPDAETGRAITRRCMELGLSMNIVSVGAMAAIWRIAPPLTVSRAELDRGLAILDQAITDVLAGDAPAPG, encoded by the coding sequence ATGTCGATGCCGCATGCCAGCAACGAGCCGTGGGACCAGCATCTCATCCACTACGGCATGCCGTTCGCGCCGCGCCTGATCGCCAAGGCGCGCGGCACGCTCCTGTGGGACAGCGAGGGGCGCGAGATCCTGGATTTCACCTCGGGCCAGATGTGCGCGACCCTCGGCCACAATCATCCGCGCATCGTCCAGGCGATCCGCGAAGCCTGCGAGGGCGCGCTGCACCTGTTCAGCGGCATGCTGAGCCCGTCTGTGGTGGCGCTGTCGCAGCGGCTGGCGCGCATGCTGCCGCCTCACCTCTCGCGCTCGCTGTTCCTGTCGACCGGTGCCGAGGCGAACGAAGCCGCGCTCAAGCTCGCCAAGATGCACACCGGCGGGTTCGAGGTCGTGGGCTTCACCGGCGCCTGGCATGGCATGACCTCGGGCGCCCAGTCGGTAAACTATGTCGCCGGCCGCAAGGGCTACGGCCCGATGATGCCGGGGTCCCTCATCCTGCCGGCGCCCAACGCCTATCACTGCCCGGTGCGCCATTGCCGGAACGCCTGCGACGGCACCTGCCTCACGGTCGGCTTCGAGATGGTCGACGCCCAGTCCACCGGCGCGCCGGCGGCCCTGATCGCCGAGCCGATCGAAAGCTCCGGCGGCATCATCGTGCCGCCAGACGGCTATTGGCGCGAGGTCAAGCAGCAGTGCGAGAAGCGCGGCATGCTGCTGATCTTCGACGAGGCGCAGACTGCCTTCGGCCGCCTGGGCTGCGACTTCGCCTTCCAGCATTTCGGTGTCGAGCCTGACGTCCTGACCCTGTCGAAGACGCTGGGCGGCGGCCTGCCGCTCGCGGCCGCCGTGATCTCCGACGAGATGGACGCCAACTGCCATGCCAAGGGCTTCGTCCACGTGACCTCGCACGTCTCCGACCCCCTGCCCGCCCATGTCGGGCTGGCGGTGCTGGACGTGCTGGCCGAGGAGAACCTCAACGCCCGCGCGCTCGAGATGGGCGAGGTGCTGAGCGCCGGGCTGCGCTGGCTGCAGGAGCGCCACGAGATCATCGGCGACGTCCGCGGCTTCGGGCTGCTGCAGGGCGTCGAGCTGGTGAAGGACCGCGAGACCCGCGCGCCCGACGCCGAGACCGGACGCGCCATCACCCGCCGCTGCATGGAGCTGGGCCTGTCGATGAACATCGTCTCGGTCGGGGCGATGGCGGCGATCTGGCGCATCGCCCCGCCGCTGACCGTGAGCCGGGCCGAGCTCGACCGCGGCCTCGCCATCCTCGACCAGGCGATCACCGACGTGCTGGCCGGAGACGCGCCCGCGCCGGGCTGA
- a CDS encoding VOC family protein: protein MNFVSIRIITDDIRRLVRFYEQVTGIAVTMFTEDFGELATPACTLAIGSTRTLALFGSDIARPADNHTAIIEFRVDDVDAEYRRLAEVIGDALVQAPTTMPWGNRSLLFRDPDGNLVNFFTPVTPEAIRKFDK from the coding sequence ATGAACTTCGTCTCGATCCGCATCATCACCGACGACATCCGGCGCCTCGTGCGCTTCTACGAGCAGGTCACCGGCATCGCGGTGACGATGTTCACCGAGGATTTCGGCGAGCTGGCGACGCCGGCCTGCACTCTGGCGATCGGCAGCACGCGCACCCTGGCGCTGTTCGGCAGCGACATCGCCCGCCCCGCCGACAACCACACCGCCATCATCGAGTTTCGCGTGGACGACGTCGATGCCGAATACCGGCGGCTGGCGGAGGTGATCGGCGACGCCCTGGTCCAGGCGCCGACGACCATGCCCTGGGGCAACCGCTCGCTGCTGTTCCGCGATCCCGACGGAAACCTCGTCAATTTCTTCACGCCGGTCACGCCGGAGGCGATCCGGAAATTCGACAAGTGA